AGGACATCAAAAATAGGATAATTAATGACCCAATTATAACTCGTTGCATCCACAAGTCCAAATGATGTCTGATGTCGGAAGAACAACAACTCACCTACCGTAGGAAGAACCACGTGTGCCATCAACCCGGCAATAATGGACAAATTTAACAGCTGTGCTAAATGAGACGGAGAAGAGGGTTTTCTTGGTTCGGAAATGCTAATGCTTGAATCATCATTGCCCCTTTCCAAGTGGTGCCCCAGTTCGAAGGATTTCAGGAACATTTATTTGAACACATCTGGAATATCATTTTCTAGATTTCTTTGAGCATGATTCATGGATGAGGTCATCTCATTTCAGACTGCCAATCTCCCTATTTCAGCTATCAGATGGCTCTGAACGAACCATTCCAAAACGTACCCCGATTTGTGTAGACGGGATTTCATTGGCTTGTATTGGGCTGTTTTTATGCCAATTTTGGCCAGGAAATATGGtcctccattttcaatttggtgCGGCGCCGATGGCGGCTTTCTTCCAATTCTTGGCGTCTCGGGATGAATTGTTTGGttcgtacatacgtacagctCGTACAAATGTGAGCGAAAAGAGCATGCCTATTTTGAAGCTTCGCCCATGATGATTCATAGCATTTTCTTCGCCGATCCGTGCTGGAAGATTATCCAGAAATGCCCCTCAGGATGGAATCTGTCCCCAAGTACAATTTGATGGGATTTTTGTCGCATTATCTACGTACGATTACATTAGTTTCAGTGGCCCcatctcaatttttttatcatcagtGGTCATGAACTACGCATTGCAATTTCCTGGTAAAATCGAAACCCGACCCATTGAACTTTTTGGCCATCAAGCAGGATGGCCCGTAGCTGTCAGTGGGAACTCGGCAGAGATTTTCtctaatttcaaaaaggtgTTCTCTATGTTGGGATGAGTCATACCCATGTTAAATCTTGGTCTTGAGCACTTCTATGGGCACCATTGCCACGGGTGGTAGAATTATAAACGTGTAAAAGTAGGACATTATCGGCAGGAAATGTTGCGTTGTTGCGTGTGTGTACAGTGTACATTGTATGGTCTGTCTGACTGAATGAACTCAACGAGTCTCGACGTGCGAGATGAGATGAGAACGTCCGTCTCTTTGCCGGGCAATGCATCTCGCTCAAGACGAATGGGGAATACGGGATCAAGACGTACTCTTGGCGAATAAATGAGTTCTTACTCGATGACGCTCCAGATGAGGACAACGACCACGATGATGACTCTGATGAGGATGATCGGGCGCGGATGATCTCACCACTCCCATATTGGATATGAATTGCTGTTCATTGATATGATATTCATAAGTAGACCCAAGGGTGTGCGACCAGTTGGACACCGTTACAAACTTGTTTCCAATTCACCGCGTCACGCGATCTAAGGATCGAGTTATTCAAGACAGAGACGGACTGTTTGCTCCATCCCGGACCATTGTAGGTATTGTCGATATTGTAGGGTAGGTACTCTGTACAGTACAACGTGATGGGAAATTAATTGCACCATTCACGCTAAGAAGCCCCATCATCACATGGCTGCCAGTGACACAAAGGAAAAGGACACTACTACCTCCAAAAGTGCTGGATCACCATTTTGATCTTGTTGACCAAAAATAGGCGATTCTTCATTTACGATGGCGAGGATTGGTGTGGGATAGCGGTAAATCCTGAGAGCTTCTCTCGTCGTTACTTGCTACTCCTGAGTTCATGGAGGAAAATGTGGAGGACGATGCCTGACTGGTTTGGTCGCGGCAAATGCCACCCTAATATGACAACTGGCTTATCAATCCTATTCTGGATTGGGAGAGGCCAGAAGAAGAGTGTCCCTAAGGAAGCCATAAAGAGTTATCGCAACACTCAAGCTTGAATTCATTTCGGAGAGCCCTCATAAATTGAAGATATCATGGCTCGTCGTCGTCCCACTAAGCGTACGGTAGTTTTCATGCTGAGCTTTGTTGTCAGATACAGTGGCGATGCTCTACTAGTACTGAAGGGTCGATCGACCAAACAACTTTAAACTTCGCTCCATTCATGCCTTTTGAGTATGATGCTGTCCTATTGAGCTCTTGGTATCGCGCGAAGGTAATGGTCAGAACGAGTATATTATGGGCAAGCTTTTAGGTGGCAACGGGCATTGAGCGGGACTGGGTATGAGGTATGAACCCTCCTGCGAGTGCAGGATACGTGTGTGAGCTGAGTGCGCACTTGGAAGTACAGTTGCTCCGTTGCCCAAGCTAATGATCCGCTGATTATCAAGATCGACCTATTGAGACCTGCTGATTTCTGGAGCAGTCAAAGCGAAGCTGGGATGTGATTGCTCCCTAATGGAACTTTGAATTTATCATTCAGCCATCAGAGCCGCGTAATGCGctatctctctctttgtcgTGGTCGGACTGATGATTTCGTACTTGATTCNNNNNNNNNNNNNNNNNNNNNNNNNNNNNNNNNNNNGAGCGATAAGATCTAGCTCGGACCGAGTTGTCAGGGAATGATCAGCGGACAATAAACcagtttttttacctttcaattagAATTCGAAGACTCATCACGATGAAAGCGGCTGGAATGGGAAGCCAAAGATCGTAGAAATTGGCATACTGCACAATCTCCGTGGACTCCAAGTCTTTCCACGTCACATTGGGGGGAAGCCACAACTCGTCATCCCAGAACGAGTTCACCCAATGGGGTTCACCCATACTGCGGGTTCAAGCGGGTCACTGAGATCACGCGGAGAGGGAGTAGAGGGGAAGGGCAGGGCGGTTCTCGCACCGTGGTTGGATGGGCACCACCCTCGATCGTTGCTGGATGGGTGAGTCTCTTGCGGACTGTCACATGCTAGTAGTAGGTGATATGAAGGGATGCCAACCCTGTTCCGAGGGCGATGGACTCACGCGGtttgtggttgttgttattatACTTGTTCTAAatatgatgataataatatctTGGTGGTGTTTTGAAGTTCCGGAGGAAGATTATTGAAGCTTGTCAACCGTGCGTGtacttgtgtgtgtgtgtgcgagggggcatgcatgcatgcatcaatacatgcatgaatgaatgcaacNNNNNNNNNNNNNNNNNNNNNNNNNNNNNNNNNNNNTGAGATATGAGAACTAGGCTGGGGCTTCAAACGTGATGAAACAGGGTGGGCCACTAAAAAATGAGCCCATATAATCACATATCCTTAAGGATAAAAAACAGACTTGAATGGAAGGTAAGAGCAATTCTTATGTGTTTCGATGTGGTTTTCTGAAATATCATGATACCTAACTTAACATGAACCAAATTGAATGCCGCCGGATCTTAAAGTGCCACAGTTCAAGGAACAATTCCCCAACCAATTGGTTCCACTTTTACAAGTCACCCTGTCTCGCTTGCGAAAAAGGCCGATTGAGGCACTTTCATTATCTGCCTAGTTCTTGAGGCGAGCCGCCCTCCCCCCCCCNNNNNNNNNNNNNNNNNNNNNNNNNNNNNNNNNNNNNNNNNNNNNNNNNNNAAGGTAATGGTCAGAACGAGCCTAATTATGGGCAAGCTTTAAGGTGGCAACGGGCATTGAGCGGGACTGGTATGAGGTATGAACCCTCCTGCGAGTGCAGGATACGTGTGTGAGCTGAGTGCGCACTTGGAAGTACAGTTGCTCCGTTGCCAAGCTAATGATCCGCTGATTATCAAAGATCGACCTATTGAGACCTGCTGATTTCTGGAGCAGTCAAAGCGAAGCTGGGATGTGATTGCTCCCTAATGGACTTTGAATTATCATCAGCATCAGAGCCGCGTAATGCGCATTCATTATGTACCAAACGAAGACATCAACTGTCGCGTCAACGTCAAATCAGATCATTAAGGCTCTTCTAAGCTCAGGTTAAATATTCATGTTGACGACTTTTTCTCCAGCTCAGAATTAATAGGAGTCTACGCAAAGGAACTAAACTACAAAGCCACCATAGAGGGCACATTGAAATCACCTGGGTCTGAAATTACAACCCCAATCCCAGCATTATTATTCCTCTGGTCAGATTAGAAGTTGAAGGTCACTTTCAAAGCCGGTCAAGGTTGACTCATTGCATGGTGCAAAGCTCGCCCAATCCAGACAATCAAGTGGCCTAGCTGTATCAAAGCGCCCCCATCTTCAGCCAAATCTTTAACACATGGAATGCACCAGGTAAGGGAATACTGAGATTGGGTGGAAAAGAGAGCGTATGAATGTGCAGGATTaacattattcaaaaatggccCTATTTGCACAATTCTGGGGctctacatacgtacattaAATGGGATAACGCGGTAACATTGTCTTGTCCTGTGTCCAACCCATATCATTATGGTTGATCACATGATGGGTGTGGTTCACGTGTAAGGGTTTCCTGAGCAAAGGTGGAGGAAAGGAGGCGAACCggagacatttttcttgttaagAAACGACACCAATCACTAGCCCAAGCCTCCTTTCATTAGCTCATGAACAAGATGTAATTGAGAGGTATGTCAGTTCAGGTAGAATTACCAGCCTTTTGTAGAGTACGCATTAACTTCACCCACATCCAGTGATTTAGGTTTCCTCACAAATGTCTCAGTGCTAACAcaaaaagggagagagagagagagggtcTCCAATCTGGCAAGAATCCGTGCAAAGATATGAAAATGCCTGAAGCAACCATTTCGCCCCTGGTGTGATGGTGTGTGTacgagtgtgtgtgtgtgtgaatgtgTGTTTGGTTGCTTCTAATCTTGACTGTCCGAATCTTTGGAACAGCTGCTCGGTTGTCCATGGATTGTCCTTCAACACGATTCTCCTATGAAGTGGACAATCAAATGGGCTTTGGACATCTCTAAATCAGTCGTTTTATCGTTTAATGCAAGTTTGATCGTCCACGAGAAGGCCTCGAAATATGCGTACAAATGCACTTTCCATCCGATTAGTGCAATCGGGGAAACACCGAGTAGGTTCCGGTTGACTAGACAACTCAGTCCTCTTGGCGATTTCATGGCAAGTCCTTTTTTGAAAGGACTTGCACTACCTACAATAATTCTGAGGATGCGGGCTACTCGGAATAGTATACCTAATGCCAATTCCAAGGATTTGCTAACAGATTGTCAAAGTCTAATGATCCATgttagtggtggtagtagtggtggtggatATGGAATGGAAGTAGATCATCCCCTCCCTTGAATGCCTTCGCAATGTTTACAAGCACATTTCACTGCGTTTGTTGAACAAGCTTCGGCAGAATGAGGGTCGTAGAGTCGTAGTGTGAAATACATCTATTGGGACATCCATTCTACGGCGAGCTTTTACCGAATCCTAAAGTTACTTGAGGAATGTACATATTTCATGGAAGACATCAGTTAGTTCATCTTTTGGTGAGATCTTACCTAAAAGAGGGATGACAAGTTGCACTTTTGACGGTCGTCTCCCTTCAAGTAGATCTCTATTTTGACGCATTTCACGTCTTCCTTCTTCAGATCGTTTCAGCGTTTCGCTGTCGCTTCATTCTCTGGCCAACGTCCTTGTCATGTTCCATgagttgaaaaacaaatcagaGCCCCTGATTTTGTTGGCGTACCGTTCTATGTCCAtggaattcaatgaaaaagtacACATTCTGTGTTTTAGAATAGAACCTTTGGAAAGAAGCCAATTCCAGTTGACATGGAACCAACACAAAAGTTGCTTAGCATGGGTGCGAGTTTGATCTCTGGCTAACTCCGCTCCCATGGAATCCTCATCACTTGTCATCTTGGCCACCAAATAGGCAACGAGATGAGCgtgtgtatatgtgtgtgtggtgtgtgtgtatgtatgtgcaTGCTCATGTCTTCAGATGTGCCTAAGATTGGCCCCAAAGTCAGAAATATCCTCACCAACCGACGCGACAACTACACACGGCACGGTAACTTATTCGGAGGATTCCGAGGGTAGACCGTGGATGGAGCGATcgatctacgtacgtacaagcTTCATGCATAGCATAGAGTATATACTCGCACATCCAACTCGTCCATGCTACACACGGCGAGTCGCCAACAAGAAATGTGGTGATGAGGGGGatgtggtggaggaggaggaggatcagGAGAACAAgggaggacgacgacgacgacgtgaAGGAGGCATGAGATTTGGGATGGATTCAGTAGTTGTTGAATCTTTCACAAGGGTAGAGAGGAAGACGCATTCACACATGAGAATTCGAAAAAAGAGTTCAAGGAGTGAAGCACAAGAGGGGTGGGTGAGGTGAAGATCAAGAAGACTTTAGTGAAGACAAATTTGGCACTCTTATCTGTTTGGACTAACACACCCTAACAACGAAAGCTCTCAAACACAAACTCAACCCCAGATTCCGTCGCGGAAAGTTGTGGTCGGTTCAAAATTCgttttcaagaagaaagatATCTTCCCATCAATGGTAGTGCTCAACCTTACTTCCAAGCAATGGAGAAGGAGTGGAGGCATGCTTGCCACTCAATTCTGATCGAGTTGATCAGACGCTAATGAGTTTTCAAAGTCAAGGTTGAGCTCGTAAAACTGTAACAATTTCCTTGAGCGTCAGATCAATCGCGTgtgatagatagatagatagataccCGAGTGCCACTTGTTGGGACGAGTCAAACAGTCCAATGCCTATTCTCTTTTCGACTGCTCTACTTTCTGTCCGTGGTGTTTACCCAAGTCAAATAAGTGTGCAAGATCCCTCAATAGAACATCTTTTCTCAGCCCCTGAATCTCAGATGGCAGTGAACATTGCCAAAGCACACATCTTATTCAATGTACCATTGATGTGCGTGTACAACACACCATCCAGTTCGTTTTGTGCAAGAGGCTCACAAAGCCCGAAGACCACGGGTTGCAACATGAGAGTAAGTCACGTCCGATTATTGGGATAAGACGAACGAGGAAGCAAACCCCCATTCGTAGGGAAACGGAGAAAATTGGCGGTGCAAAAAAAGTCGTGAATAAACTCTACCAGGGAGAGAAATATTAACCCTTGAGCCGACACTTTTCTTCAAGCTCGTTCAGTGTCAGCACCCTCGACGGACCACTGAATTGTCAGAATGCATTTTTATTGACCAAGCGATCAGCCTTGtgattgaaacattgaaacatCCACACAATTACCCCGACTCAGATCTTGATACAATAGAAGGATCAAATCAATAAAGATGGACCTGTCATCACTGCCCTATCACCGACAGTCTTCTTTGAATTCCACTCATCAGCGGATTCTCTCGACGTCCAATAATCATCATTCTCCCAAGTCGTCCTCTGGAGGTGGCGGGGGCCAATTCTCAGGCTTTTATGGCAATCCTCCCACTAATATGATCAAACGAACTCGCAATGATGAAGAGTTCTACGGGGGATTTCGACGATCATCTAGTCTGCGACGAAGTCATCGAGAGAACATCTGTCCTCACCACGGAAATCAAGCCATGGTCCATTCGGCCTCGTCCTCGGCCGTCTCGAGTTTAGCCTCGGCCGGAACATTAGCCTACAAAGCCCCAATTCCCGGAAAGGCCGAACGCACCCCAAATCCGCCCAGCAAAACCCCTGTCCCACCCTCGAGTAGTTCCACGAGTTCTTCGAGTGTTCCCAGCTACCAACAAGGAACAGTTTCGAGTGTGCGACGAAGTCGGGATCGAACCAACGTTTCTCCAAGCAACAATCAAGTGCGTCGCAGTCATAGCACCGTGTCTCGGAATGCCAGTTTCCGCAGTCGCTCGTCGGCTCAGAAGCTGTCAATGTCCAAGCTCCCGTCCACCGCCTCCTTGAGCGACTTTGACAAGACGCCCCATGTGCGGTATGAGAACGAGGTCACGCCCGTGTCTAGCCCCAGATCCAATTATTATCATCTGTCCGCGCCATCTACCCGCAAATACAACTCTCAAACGTCAACGGCCTCGAGTCAACAACACGAACCCCGCTGCGCATTCTCGTCGGCCACATTGGGTCGCCTTCAAAGGAACTCCAGTCATAACGTGCTGTCCTCATCTAACACTAACATGAATAATAACGCTTATAATAATAACTACATCCAGAAGAACAATAACTTGAACAATAACAACTTCAAGTCCTCGGACGGAGGCCACAACAAGGAGAGCTTCCTCCGCACCTTCAGCTTCCGCGGTAAACCCACGGATTTGGATCTATTCTCGTCTCTTCCCTGCTTGAACGACGACGATGATAATGACAAcaacgacgaggacgaggatgaggacgaggacgaggatgaacCTCTGAGCCATTGTCACCCAGACTCCCCGCATCGTCACAATccccatcatcatcctcatcatcgaCGACGAGCCTTCAACAAGAGCTCCAAACGCAATAATAGCGGTGGGAGTGCCAGTCAAAGTAGCACCAGTGCCAGTAGTACGACCAGTAACGGGAGCAATGCATCCACAATTGGCAACTCCTCATTGCTAGGCCACAGTCGATCCATCCGGTCGATCAACCATCTCTCTCAGACTCCCAATAGCTCATCCCTAGTACTCAATAGTCTGGCTTATCAGATTCTGTCCACCAATAAATCTAAGGAGTCCCATCCTGAGCTAAGCACGCCCACGAGTGTACGACCTGTTGGCTCGTCCAAGAATTTCTTGAACAATCCCCTGTCGACAAGTGGAACAACTTTGAGTCATGGGGTGGGAAGCTTGCCATCCATGTCCATATCGAGCTCTCTGCATTCAAATAATGTCGTCTCGGCTGTCTCCAGTCCCACGTTCTTGCGAAAAAGACCCGTGGCGGATGATGTGGACGGACATTTGGCTTATCTGATCGGGGATGTGATTGGCGAGCGATATGAGATCGTCTCGAATTTGGGCGAAGGTACATTCGGAAAAGTGGCCAAAGTGAAGGATTTGGAGACCCAAAACTACTTTGCCCTCAAGATCATCAAGAACATCCACAAGTATCGTGAGGCTGCCAAACTGGAAATCAACGTCTTGAAGAAGCTCAACTCGAAGGAGCACGACAACAAGTTCTTGTGTGTACGCATGTTTGATTCATTCAACTACTACGGACACATGTGTTTGACCTTTGAGGTGTTGGGCGAGTCGGTGTTCGACTTCCTCAAGAGCAATTGCTACGCCCCGTATCCCATGGAACAGGTCCGGCACATCTCGCAGCAGTTGTGCCAAGCTGTGGCGTTTATGCACGACCATAAAGTGACCCACACGGACTTGAAGCCGGAGAATGTGCTATTCGTGACCAATGATTGGTACACGGAGAACGTGACCAACGTGAAGAAGCCTGTGCGACGGATGCGCGACACCCGCGTCAAACTCATCGACTTTGGATCGGCCACGTTCGAATGGGAGCACCACAGTTCCGTGGTGTCCACGCGTCATTATCGGGCCCCGGAGGTGATATTGGAGCTCGGATGGTCGCACCCTTGTGATGTCTGGAGCATCGGTTGCATCATCTTCGAGCTTCACCAAGTAAGTAACTAGGTCATGCTCTACCTACCAATGATGAAGACTAGCACTGATGATGCTCATCTTTCATCCGTTTGTCCGAATCGTTCTCGATTCAAGCTACTAAATACGTAAGTGCGTTCAAGTTCAGAAACCTTTGACAATTATATGGTTATTTCATATCCAATCCAGCTTCTCATCATTCGGTTGACTCGGGCAAAGTACACGCACACAGTCCGAGCAAAAGTCGGGCCTAAAACGATGATTGGCCAAAAGACTGAGAGGTACTAAAGCATCTTTGTAACCAATGCCTGAGACCGTCAAGATCTTGTTGTTTGTTGCAATATTCTTTGACGCGTACCCTTATAACGGGACGGGATAATCATCCTGACGCGATCCTGAGAACCAGAGAGAATGTCAAGTCGAGAAGTGATGATCAAGTACTTACAGTGAGGGTGTACGCTCGTGTAGCAAGTAGTACACTGTTCACTGAACCCACCTCATGGGACAAAACTATGGTCTAATGCAGTTCACAAGAAAATTGCAGAGCCGCAGAGCCAGCTTGCTCGATGACTCGATCCTTTTTCAATTAGACTGGGGCGCTTTTAAGATCTCTTCCCAGGATTGGTTGCATCAGGAGTAGAAATGAGACCATAATGTATCAAAGAAAAGATGTTTCGTTTTACTACTATTTCGGGATGGGAACGATGGGGCCCCAAGCAACATGTGCATTTCTTTGGGAGACATATCAGACAAAGGCAAATGGTTTTACGGCTAAGTACGTGTGGGTTGGTTATGGCTAGTTCAGACCCCTTccttgaaatttttttttccggGGGACAGTTCACTTCTAACCAGAATTGTCGAGTCTGGGATTGGACAAAGCTATGTCGAGTATTGGTAGATTTGAACCATTTTAGGTCAGCAATGAATGCGACTTTTTTCTGGGATTCCATCAACGACGATCTTTCGAAGAGAAAGCACGGACTCCATCATCTCGTTTCGCTTCAAGCGGGAAGTTTTCCaacgaacttggccaaatgcATTCCAACTCACGACTGTGAtgagatcattttcaaattgccacagatgaatttcaaaatcaaggttgacGGACAACTTCAACAACTGATGTCCCCTCCCCATGAA
This genomic interval from Tigriopus californicus strain San Diego chromosome 6, Tcal_SD_v2.1, whole genome shotgun sequence contains the following:
- the LOC131882206 gene encoding LOW QUALITY PROTEIN: probable dual specificity protein kinase madd-3 (The sequence of the model RefSeq protein was modified relative to this genomic sequence to represent the inferred CDS: substituted 1 base at 1 genomic stop codon), with amino-acid sequence MDLSSLPYHRQSSLNSTHQRILSTSNNHHSPKSSSGGGGGQFSGFYGNPPTNMIKRTRNDEEFYGGFRRSSSLRRSHRENICPHHGNQAMVHSASSSAVSSLASAGTLAYKAPIPGKAERTPNPPSKTPVPPSSSSTSSSSVPSYQQGTVSSVRRSRDRTNVSPSNNQVRRSHSTVSRNASFRSRSSAQKLSMSKLPSTASLSDFDKTPHVRYENEVTPVSSPRSNYYHLSAPSTRKYNSQTSTASSQQHEPRCAFSSATLGRLQRNSSHNVLSSSNTNMNNNAYNNNYIQKNNNLNNNNFKSSDGGHNKESFLRTFSFRGKPTDLDLFSSLPCLNDDDDNDNNDEDEDEDEDEDEPLSHCHPDSPHRHNPHHHPHHRRRAFNKSSKRNNSGGSASQSSTSASSTTSNGSNASTIGNSSLLGHSRSIRSINHLSQTPNSSSLVLNSLAYQILSTNKSKESHPELSTPTSVRPVGSSKNFLNNPLSTSGTTLSHGVGSLPSMSISSSLHSNNVVSAVSSPTFLRKRPVADDVDGHLAYLIGDVIGERYEIVSNLGEGTFGKVAKVKDLETQNYFALKIIKNIHKYREAAKLEINVLKKLNSKEHDNKFLCVRMFDSFNYYGHMCLTFEVLGESVFDFLKSNCYAPYPMEQVRHISQQLCQAVAFMHDHKVTHTDLKPENVLFVTNDWYTENVTNVKKPVRRMRDTRVKLIDFGSATFEWEHHSSVVSTRHYRAPEVILELGWSHPCDVWSIGCIIFELHQGHTLFQTHDNKEHLAMMEKILDRPVPQHMVKRTKTKYFNSHLKLQWDAKSSVADYTNQHXKPLHQYQRYPVGSSIGQEEVGLYDLVIRMLEYDPTFRMTLKEALRHPFFDKVSKLNRGLTRSLSYQQPPTGSLANNLSRHILRLQI